Below is a genomic region from Actinoallomurus bryophytorum.
CTCCGCAACGCCCGCCACTCCAATGCGATGGCGACGCGTCTCCACGCGGCGGTACAGGGGCTGCCGGGCGTCTCGGTGCGGCGCGTCCCTCAGGCCAACGCGGTGTTCGCGCGGATCGACAAAGGCGTCGCCGAACGGCTGGCGAAGCGGTTCCGCTTCGAGACGTGGGACGGGGAGACCGGCGAGGTCCGCTGGGTGTGCTCGTTCGACACGACCGAGGCCGACGTCGACGGCTTCGCAGCGGTCCTCGCCGATGAGGCGCGCGCATGACGTCGCTCAGATCCCCCAGAGGTGCCGGCCGCGGTAGCGCGGGCTCCACAGCAGCCGGTTGAGCGACCGGAGCGGGGCGGGGAACCTCGCCAGGAACCCACGCCGTTCGGACGGCGGCATCCCGTCGGTGATCCACGGAATCCAGTTGGCCACGCCCCGTACCCCCTGTCTGCGGGCCATGGCGCGGCCGAAGTCGCGCCAGTCCCGTGGTGTCATCACGGACTGGATGAGGGGCAGTGCCTCTTCCTCTTCGTGTTCGAGATGCCGGCCGAGCACCGCGCCGAGCTCCTTGGCCCGTACGGCGAGGTCGGGCGTGCCTTCCGCCAGCGCCTCGTCGTAGGACTCGATCAGCGGATCGAGCAGCGCGTGCTCGGCCTCCATGTCCGCCAGCAGGGCGAGCTCGGCGGGGTCCTGCACGAGCTCGGTGAGGCGGGGCCACAGCCAGGCGTCCTCGACGCTGTGGTGGACGAGGAGCTGGGCCTTGAAGTTCTCCCAGCCCGCGCGTACCTCCGGGCCGGCGGCCTCACCCGCGCGGGCGGCGGCCTCCAGGCGTTCGAGGTCGCGGCGGAACGCGTCGTGGGTGACGTACATCTCGGTGAAGTCGATCCTGTCTGTCATCGTTCCTCTTCCTCAGCCGCGCTGGGCGGCGAGTTCCTCGTCGGAGACCGGAAGGCCGTGCGGGTTGGCGGACGGACCGCGGACGCTCCTGACGAAGAGGCACGCGATCAGGCCGGCGAGGAGCACCCCGGCCGAGACGAAGATCGTGGGCCGCATCGCGTCGACGAACCCGTGCCCGAACACCTGGGCGGCCACGACCTCGACGCGGTGGGCGACGTCGGCCGGGAGGTTCGCGGGCCGGCTGCCGCCACCGATCTCCAGGTGCCCCCCGGTCTGGTCGAAGCCCTGGACGAACCGGTCGCGGTAGGCCGCGGGGATCTCACCGGCCCGCTGCTGCGCCTGCTCCCGGAGTGAGGAGGCGAGACGGGCCTGGAGTACGGCGCCGACCACGGCCGCCGCGAGCACCGACCCGACCTGCCGCAGGGCGTTGTTGACCCCGGAGGCCGCCCCGGACAGCCGCGCCGGGACGTTGCGCATGACCTCGGACGCCATCGGGGTGAACGTGCAGCCGGCGCCGAGGCCCGTGACGAACAGGGGGGCGATGACGACGCCTCCGCCACTGCCGGCTCCGGCCGCCGCCGCGACCCAGACCAT
It encodes:
- a CDS encoding hemerythrin domain-containing protein, yielding MTDRIDFTEMYVTHDAFRRDLERLEAAARAGEAAGPEVRAGWENFKAQLLVHHSVEDAWLWPRLTELVQDPAELALLADMEAEHALLDPLIESYDEALAEGTPDLAVRAKELGAVLGRHLEHEEEEALPLIQSVMTPRDWRDFGRAMARRQGVRGVANWIPWITDGMPPSERRGFLARFPAPLRSLNRLLWSPRYRGRHLWGI